A genomic segment from Dietzia psychralcaliphila encodes:
- a CDS encoding UDP-N-acetylmuramoyl-tripeptide--D-alanyl-D-alanine ligase, whose amino-acid sequence MIDLTLGEIAGIVGGRLVGGDPATAVTGSVEFDSRRLEAGGLFLALPGERVDGHDFVARALEAGAVAALVAREITDVPAGAGAQIVVPPVDRRETNAMALAADSDGSGAAVLAALGSLARASVDRLVAEHGLVVVGITGSSGKTSTKDLIGAVLSAAGTVIAPPGSFNNEIGHPWTALRADETTDFLVLELSARAPGNIRDLAGIAPPRIGVVLNVGTAHLGEFGSRDVIAATKGELVEALPDAAHGGLAVLNADDDRVLGMAGRTSAEVVTVGSGRSAHVRAENVTLDDEVRASFRLVTPDGHADVALRVHGEHQVGNALSAAAVGMACGMDVDAVAAALGTARAASARRMDVRATVDGVTVINDSYNANPDSMRAALKSLAVMARSGGGHRRTWAVLGEMAELGEDSVTEHDLIGRFLVRLDVSQLVVVGRGRPQRALFQGAVQEGSWGAEAEHVETVEEALAVLDERVEPGDVVLVKASAAVGLWSVAEHLLATRGEEKSE is encoded by the coding sequence ATGATCGACCTCACCCTCGGCGAGATCGCCGGGATCGTCGGCGGTCGGTTGGTCGGCGGCGACCCCGCGACCGCCGTGACCGGCTCCGTCGAGTTCGACTCGCGTCGTCTCGAGGCGGGGGGACTGTTCCTCGCCCTCCCGGGAGAGCGGGTCGACGGACACGACTTCGTCGCCCGCGCCCTGGAGGCGGGCGCGGTGGCCGCGCTGGTCGCCCGCGAGATCACCGACGTCCCCGCGGGGGCGGGCGCCCAGATCGTGGTGCCGCCCGTCGACCGACGGGAGACCAACGCCATGGCCCTGGCCGCGGATTCCGACGGGTCCGGCGCCGCGGTCCTGGCAGCACTCGGATCCCTCGCGCGTGCCAGCGTGGACAGGCTCGTCGCCGAGCACGGACTCGTCGTGGTGGGGATCACGGGCTCGTCCGGCAAGACCAGCACCAAGGACCTCATCGGTGCGGTCCTCTCCGCCGCCGGCACCGTCATCGCGCCGCCCGGATCGTTCAACAACGAGATCGGCCACCCCTGGACCGCGCTTCGCGCCGACGAGACCACAGACTTCCTGGTGCTCGAGTTGAGTGCCCGTGCCCCCGGCAACATCCGCGATCTCGCGGGGATCGCGCCCCCCAGGATCGGGGTCGTGCTCAACGTGGGGACCGCGCATCTCGGTGAGTTCGGGTCGCGCGACGTCATCGCCGCCACCAAGGGTGAGCTGGTCGAGGCCCTTCCGGACGCAGCCCACGGGGGGCTGGCGGTGCTCAACGCCGACGACGACCGGGTCCTCGGCATGGCCGGACGCACCTCCGCCGAGGTCGTGACCGTCGGGTCGGGCCGGTCCGCACACGTCCGCGCGGAGAACGTGACGCTCGACGACGAGGTCCGGGCCTCCTTCCGTCTGGTGACCCCCGACGGCCACGCGGACGTGGCTCTCCGTGTCCACGGTGAGCACCAGGTGGGCAACGCCCTCTCGGCCGCCGCGGTGGGTATGGCCTGCGGGATGGACGTCGACGCCGTCGCCGCCGCACTCGGCACCGCCCGGGCCGCCTCCGCGCGCCGGATGGACGTCCGGGCCACCGTGGACGGTGTCACCGTGATCAACGACTCCTACAACGCCAACCCCGATTCGATGCGGGCCGCGCTCAAGTCGCTGGCGGTGATGGCGCGGTCGGGTGGGGGCCACCGCCGGACCTGGGCGGTCCTGGGCGAGATGGCCGAGCTCGGAGAGGACTCGGTCACCGAGCACGACCTCATCGGTCGCTTCCTCGTTCGCCTCGACGTATCCCAGCTCGTGGTGGTCGGCCGGGGTCGGCCCCAGCGTGCCCTGTTCCAGGGAGCGGTGCAGGAGGGCTCGTGGGGAGCGGAGGCGGAGCACGTCGAGACCGTCGAGGAGGCGCTGGCCGTCCTCGACGAGCGTGTGGAACCCGGGGATGTGGTGCTGGTCAAGGCCTCGGCGGCCGTCGGTTTGTGGAGCGTCGCGGAGCATCTGCTCGCGACGCGTGGTGAGGAGAAGTCCGAATGA
- the mraY gene encoding phospho-N-acetylmuramoyl-pentapeptide-transferase, translating to MTQIMIAGIVAFVVSIFLTPVLIIYFRRHGFGQEIRLEGPQSHMSKRGTPNMGGIAILAAVWLGYIVAGLVGQLTVGGGGFTASGLLILGLATALAAVGMIDDGLKVFKRHNKGLGILSKTIGQVLAALAFGILVLGFRNDDGLTPASRSLSYVRDFVAVTFPVVVFLVFIVLLVYGWSNAVNFTDGLDGLAAGSMAMVMGTYVVFSFWQFRYSCFSTAEGVDLSGCYQVRDPLDIAVVCSAALGACLGFLWWNAAPAKIFMGDTGSMFLGGIVAGVSVVSRTELLMVVVGAVFVMEFVSVLIQVVAFRTTGRRPFRMTPIHHHFENGGWAETTVTIRFWLLVAISCGLAIALFYGDWLASSTG from the coding sequence ATGACCCAGATCATGATCGCAGGCATCGTGGCCTTCGTCGTGAGCATCTTCCTCACCCCGGTGCTCATCATCTACTTCCGTAGGCACGGCTTCGGGCAGGAGATCCGCCTGGAGGGCCCGCAATCGCACATGAGCAAGCGCGGGACGCCCAACATGGGCGGGATCGCGATCCTCGCCGCGGTGTGGCTCGGCTACATCGTGGCCGGGTTGGTCGGCCAGCTGACGGTGGGCGGCGGCGGATTCACCGCCTCGGGCCTGCTCATCCTCGGACTGGCGACAGCGCTGGCGGCGGTCGGGATGATCGACGACGGCCTCAAGGTGTTCAAGCGGCACAACAAGGGCCTGGGCATCCTGTCCAAGACCATCGGGCAGGTCCTCGCGGCCCTCGCGTTCGGAATCCTGGTGTTGGGCTTCCGCAACGACGACGGGCTCACGCCGGCCAGCAGGTCACTGAGCTACGTGCGCGACTTCGTCGCCGTGACCTTCCCGGTGGTCGTATTCCTGGTCTTCATCGTGCTCCTGGTCTACGGCTGGTCCAATGCGGTCAACTTCACCGACGGTCTGGACGGGTTGGCCGCCGGTTCCATGGCCATGGTCATGGGCACCTACGTGGTGTTCAGCTTCTGGCAGTTCCGGTACTCGTGCTTCTCCACGGCCGAGGGGGTGGACCTGTCAGGTTGCTACCAGGTCCGGGATCCGCTCGACATCGCCGTGGTGTGTTCCGCAGCGCTCGGGGCGTGTCTGGGGTTCCTGTGGTGGAACGCGGCACCGGCCAAGATCTTCATGGGCGACACGGGATCGATGTTCCTGGGCGGCATCGTCGCGGGTGTCTCCGTGGTCTCGCGCACCGAGCTGCTCATGGTCGTCGTCGGTGCGGTCTTCGTGATGGAGTTCGTCTCCGTGCTCATCCAGGTGGTGGCGTTCCGGACCACGGGTCGTCGTCCGTTCCGGATGACACCCATCCACCACCACTTCGAGAACGGCGGCTGGGCCGAGACCACGGTGACCATCCGGTTCTGGCTGCTCGTGGCCATCTCCTGTGGCCTGGCCATCGCGTTGTTCTACGGTGACTGGCTCGCGAGCTCGACGGGATGA
- the murD gene encoding UDP-N-acetylmuramoyl-L-alanine--D-glutamate ligase translates to MTDVTRYEVTQGDQAQGDQAQGGQAQQDLARTAVDIRDLSGARVLVLGAGVSGPGAVRILHALGAEPVVADSRPDAVDLLREALRDGVSCTGISLDRAAELLGGTDAGGVDLVVTSPGWRPNSPLLRAAAEAGLEVWGDVELAWRADAAEMFGPRRTWLAVTGTNGKTTTTSMLEAICGEAGMAVRACGNIGLPVTEVLLAEPRVDVLAAELSSFQLHWAPSCRPDVGVVLNIAEDHLDWHGSMEAYAAAKARVLTGRVAVAGADDEIASRLLAQAPAPTRIGVRLGAPGPGELGVTDGVLTARIGDRDRDDDEVTLLPAVDVRPPGPAGIIDALAAAAVAMSVGARPEHVAAALRGFTVAAHRAELVDTVDGVRYVDDSKATNPHAARTSLLAGGTMVWLAGGLLKGADVDPLVAEVSTVLRGVVLIGRDRGRIAEALSRHAPGVPVVELASGDDVGAAAPDEPQQTMDRAVAEAARMATGGDTVLLAPAAASMDMFTDYGHRGRSFALAVGRVAGR, encoded by the coding sequence ATGACGGACGTGACGCGGTACGAGGTGACACAGGGTGATCAAGCACAGGGTGATCAAGCACAGGGTGGTCAGGCACAGCAGGATCTGGCGCGGACGGCTGTGGACATCCGCGACCTGTCCGGCGCACGGGTCCTCGTGCTCGGCGCCGGCGTGTCCGGCCCGGGGGCGGTCCGGATCCTCCACGCGCTCGGCGCCGAGCCCGTGGTGGCGGACTCGCGACCGGACGCGGTCGACCTGCTGCGAGAGGCACTCCGGGACGGGGTGAGCTGCACCGGGATCAGCCTGGACCGGGCCGCCGAACTGCTCGGTGGCACCGATGCGGGTGGAGTCGACCTGGTGGTGACCAGCCCCGGCTGGCGACCGAACTCTCCGTTGCTGCGCGCCGCCGCCGAGGCGGGCCTCGAGGTGTGGGGCGACGTCGAACTGGCCTGGCGCGCGGACGCCGCCGAGATGTTCGGGCCGCGACGCACGTGGCTCGCGGTGACCGGCACCAACGGCAAGACCACCACCACCTCGATGCTCGAGGCGATCTGTGGGGAGGCGGGGATGGCCGTGCGGGCGTGCGGCAACATCGGCCTTCCAGTGACAGAGGTGCTGCTCGCCGAGCCGAGGGTGGACGTCCTCGCGGCCGAGCTGTCGAGCTTCCAGCTCCACTGGGCGCCCAGCTGCCGACCCGACGTGGGAGTGGTCCTCAACATCGCGGAGGACCACCTGGACTGGCACGGGTCGATGGAGGCCTACGCCGCTGCCAAGGCGCGCGTCCTCACGGGGCGGGTCGCGGTGGCCGGCGCCGACGACGAGATCGCCTCCCGACTGCTGGCGCAGGCCCCCGCCCCCACTCGGATCGGGGTGCGCCTGGGCGCACCCGGTCCGGGAGAGCTCGGTGTGACCGACGGTGTCCTCACCGCGCGGATCGGTGACCGGGACCGGGACGACGACGAGGTGACGCTGCTGCCGGCCGTGGACGTCCGCCCGCCCGGGCCCGCGGGCATCATCGACGCGTTGGCCGCCGCGGCCGTCGCGATGTCGGTGGGGGCGCGACCGGAGCATGTGGCCGCCGCGCTCAGGGGGTTCACGGTGGCCGCGCACCGCGCCGAACTCGTCGACACGGTGGACGGGGTCCGCTACGTGGACGATTCGAAGGCGACCAACCCGCACGCCGCGCGCACCTCGCTGCTGGCCGGCGGGACGATGGTGTGGCTCGCCGGCGGGCTGCTCAAGGGCGCCGATGTCGACCCCCTGGTGGCCGAGGTGTCGACCGTGCTGCGCGGTGTGGTCCTGATCGGCCGCGACCGCGGGCGGATCGCGGAGGCATTGTCCCGACACGCGCCGGGGGTGCCCGTCGTGGAGCTGGCCTCGGGAGACGATGTCGGTGCGGCGGCTCCCGACGAGCCGCAGCAGACGATGGACCGCGCGGTCGCCGAGGCCGCACGGATGGCCACCGGAGGCGACACCGTGTTGCTCGCCCCCGCCGCCGCGTCGATGGACATGTTCACCGACTACGGTCACCGCGGGCGCAGCTTCGCTCTCGCCGTGGGCCGGGTCGCCGGGAGGTAG
- the ftsW gene encoding putative lipid II flippase FtsW, whose product MALHEPARRDDADGAGAVTRPDLLGRIAAPLAAINRAPLTSYHVVMVVTALLTVIGLGMVLSSSNVLAFSGGGTPFDIFLRQAVFVTIGWVAFVVALRMRFELLRAAALPMLLVSIGLLVAVLIPGVGMEINGSRSWIDLGFFGIQPAEIAKLAFIVWASSVVAKRIRTGYWLDLLFPAIVGYGVVAALVVVAPDLGMATAVTIAFLCVLWFSGYPTRHFVWVIAFGTVVFGVLAVTFAYRFERIRTFFNTFVGDFSNPQGSGYQSYQGMLSLAEGGLFGVGLGQSSAKWFYLPEATNDFIFAIIGEELGWFGAAVVVSLYLALGWAGMRIALRSADPFRRLLAGTITTTIVLQAFINIGYVVGLLPVTGLQLPLISNGGTSAIVTLASLGLLANCARHEPEAISAILSSPERRRRRWFTLPDPRPYTPERPVPASDAPGRSSAGARRYGAPVTRQAAPRTPAARPSAARPSATPGRDRSQGARGGAQPAPAPRPARGAPKAPAYESMPIPADTARDRRRGATAMTGRNARPVRDREAERRQPRRPAPEPGSRQSPRAGTPSPIHRGRER is encoded by the coding sequence ATGGCACTTCACGAACCCGCTCGAAGAGACGACGCCGACGGTGCCGGCGCCGTGACCCGGCCCGACCTCCTGGGCCGCATCGCCGCGCCGCTGGCCGCGATCAACCGTGCGCCGCTGACCTCGTACCACGTGGTCATGGTGGTCACCGCCCTGCTCACCGTGATCGGCCTGGGGATGGTGCTGTCGAGCTCCAACGTCCTCGCGTTCTCCGGCGGCGGCACGCCGTTCGACATCTTCCTGCGCCAGGCGGTGTTCGTCACGATCGGCTGGGTGGCGTTCGTGGTGGCCCTGCGTATGCGCTTCGAACTGCTCCGGGCGGCCGCGCTGCCGATGCTGCTGGTGTCCATCGGCCTGCTCGTCGCCGTCCTGATCCCCGGTGTGGGAATGGAGATCAACGGCTCGCGCAGCTGGATCGATCTCGGGTTCTTCGGGATCCAGCCCGCGGAGATCGCCAAGTTGGCGTTCATCGTCTGGGCGTCGTCGGTGGTGGCCAAGCGCATCCGCACCGGGTACTGGCTCGACCTGCTCTTCCCGGCCATCGTGGGGTACGGGGTGGTCGCCGCCCTCGTCGTCGTCGCCCCCGACCTCGGCATGGCCACGGCGGTGACCATCGCGTTCCTCTGCGTGCTGTGGTTCTCCGGGTACCCAACCCGGCACTTCGTGTGGGTGATCGCGTTCGGCACCGTCGTGTTCGGCGTGCTCGCCGTGACGTTCGCCTACCGCTTCGAGCGCATCCGAACGTTCTTCAACACCTTCGTCGGCGACTTCTCGAACCCGCAGGGCTCGGGGTACCAGTCGTATCAGGGGATGCTCTCGCTCGCGGAGGGCGGACTCTTCGGGGTGGGCCTGGGACAGTCCAGCGCCAAGTGGTTCTACCTTCCCGAGGCGACCAACGACTTCATCTTCGCGATCATCGGCGAGGAGCTCGGCTGGTTCGGCGCTGCCGTGGTCGTCTCGCTGTACCTGGCGCTGGGGTGGGCGGGCATGCGCATCGCGTTGCGGTCGGCCGACCCGTTCCGGCGCCTGCTGGCCGGCACCATCACCACGACGATCGTCCTCCAGGCGTTCATCAACATCGGGTACGTGGTGGGTCTGCTCCCGGTCACCGGCCTCCAGCTGCCCCTCATCTCCAACGGCGGCACCTCGGCGATCGTCACCCTCGCGTCCCTCGGACTGCTCGCCAACTGTGCGCGGCACGAGCCCGAGGCGATCTCGGCGATCCTCAGTTCCCCGGAGCGCCGTCGGCGTCGGTGGTTCACACTCCCGGACCCGCGCCCGTACACCCCCGAGCGCCCGGTCCCGGCCTCGGATGCGCCCGGCCGCTCGAGTGCCGGTGCCCGTCGCTACGGCGCGCCCGTCACCCGGCAGGCGGCCCCGCGGACGCCCGCCGCCCGACCGTCCGCCGCACGGCCGTCCGCGACCCCGGGCCGCGACAGGTCCCAGGGAGCTCGCGGGGGCGCCCAGCCCGCTCCTGCACCGCGTCCGGCGCGCGGCGCTCCCAAGGCCCCGGCCTACGAGTCGATGCCGATCCCGGCCGACACCGCTCGTGACCGGCGCCGCGGGGCCACCGCCATGACCGGTCGCAACGCCCGCCCTGTCCGTGACCGGGAGGCCGAACGTCGCCAGCCCCGGCGCCCCGCACCCGAGCCCGGGTCCCGGCAGTCCCCGCGCGCCGGCACACCGAGCCCGATCCACCGGGGACGGGAACGATGA
- the murG gene encoding undecaprenyldiphospho-muramoylpentapeptide beta-N-acetylglucosaminyltransferase yields MSASRTGGPSVLVVGGGTAGHIEPALAVGEAVVGLDPAARVTAVGTPKGLETELVPRRGFPLELVDPVPLPRSIGGDLLRLPARLVRAVRGARDMLRRTEADVVVGFGGYACVPVYLAAALTRGRVPIVVHEANARAGIANKLGARFAVATLAAVSGSGLDARVVGNPVRRAVATLDRAALRAEARAAFGLDPDAPTVLVVGGSQGARSLNAAMAAVAQEFSDSGVGVLHAVGPKNLADAPVVVGDGPAYVTVPYLDRMDLAYAAADLILCRSGAITVAEVSAVGLPAVFVPLPHGNGEQALNARDLVAGGAALLVEDAALTPDHLRSTILPLALDGNRLQTMSAAAVSGGSRDAAEVVARIALDAAGKARR; encoded by the coding sequence ATGAGCGCATCCCGTACCGGTGGGCCCTCGGTCCTCGTCGTGGGCGGCGGGACCGCGGGCCACATCGAACCCGCCCTCGCCGTGGGTGAGGCGGTCGTCGGGCTCGACCCGGCCGCACGCGTCACCGCCGTCGGCACCCCCAAGGGTCTCGAGACGGAGTTGGTCCCGCGCCGCGGATTCCCGCTCGAGTTGGTCGACCCGGTTCCCCTGCCCCGGAGCATCGGTGGCGACCTGCTCCGTCTGCCCGCGCGACTGGTGCGTGCGGTGCGAGGCGCCCGCGACATGCTGCGCCGGACGGAGGCCGACGTCGTGGTGGGATTCGGCGGGTACGCCTGTGTCCCCGTCTACCTGGCGGCAGCCCTCACCAGGGGCCGTGTCCCGATCGTGGTCCACGAGGCCAACGCCCGCGCGGGGATCGCCAACAAGCTCGGCGCCAGGTTCGCGGTGGCGACCCTGGCGGCGGTCAGCGGCTCCGGCCTTGACGCCCGGGTGGTGGGCAACCCGGTCAGGCGCGCAGTGGCCACACTCGACCGCGCGGCACTCCGCGCCGAGGCCCGCGCGGCATTCGGGCTGGATCCGGATGCGCCGACAGTGCTGGTCGTGGGTGGATCCCAGGGGGCGAGGTCCCTCAACGCCGCGATGGCCGCGGTGGCGCAGGAGTTCTCCGACTCCGGCGTCGGGGTGCTTCACGCCGTGGGACCCAAGAACCTCGCGGACGCACCGGTCGTGGTGGGGGACGGGCCCGCCTACGTGACGGTGCCGTACCTGGACCGCATGGACCTGGCGTACGCGGCCGCAGATCTGATCCTGTGCCGCTCGGGGGCCATCACGGTTGCCGAGGTGTCCGCCGTCGGATTGCCCGCGGTGTTCGTCCCGCTCCCGCACGGCAACGGGGAGCAGGCACTCAACGCCCGTGACCTGGTGGCCGGCGGCGCGGCGCTGCTCGTCGAGGACGCGGCACTCACCCCGGATCACCTGCGGTCCACGATCCTGCCGCTCGCGCTGGACGGCAACCGGCTGCAGACCATGTCCGCCGCCGCCGTCAGTGGCGGCTCACGAGATGCGGCGGAGGTCGTGGCGCGCATCGCGCTCGACGCCGCCGGGAAGGCCCGGCGTTGA
- the murC gene encoding UDP-N-acetylmuramate--L-alanine ligase, which yields MIGIGGAGMSAVARILLDHGVAVSGSDARDSADLRALEARGAVVRVGHDAAALEALDAPPQIVVVSKAAIPADNPELVAARASGIPVVTRSQVLGHLARAGRSIMVCGTHGKTSTTSMLIAGMLAAGADPSFAVGGTVLQFGTNAHGGTDPVFVAEADESDGSLVHYEPDVVILTNAEPDHLDHFGTAEAYFEVFDTFLARIPDTGVLVACLDDAGAAERARRAATLGVRVVGYRTSTGLVTDLPVVGELAGIDVDSGGTRAELTLDGQPRGELHVGTPGRHMALNALAALLAAREVAGVAGIDVEDFLAGLSGFGGVGRRFEPKGSAVVQGGRVRVYDDYAHHPTEVRAVLGAGREIVAADGGRLIAVFQPHLYSRTRIFAEEFGQALSIADEVVVLDVYGAREQPEAGVDGGLVARHVTSPVHHVPDLDAAASTVSAIIRPDDVVFTLGAGDITTLGRRIVAGPAGSGADS from the coding sequence ATGATCGGGATCGGTGGGGCGGGAATGTCCGCCGTCGCACGCATCCTCCTCGACCACGGTGTGGCGGTCTCGGGCAGCGACGCCCGGGATTCGGCGGACCTCCGCGCGCTCGAGGCCCGCGGAGCTGTGGTCCGGGTCGGCCACGACGCCGCCGCGCTGGAGGCGCTCGACGCACCGCCGCAGATCGTGGTGGTCTCCAAGGCCGCGATTCCCGCGGACAACCCCGAACTGGTCGCGGCCCGGGCCTCCGGCATCCCCGTCGTCACCCGGTCCCAGGTCCTGGGGCACCTCGCCCGGGCGGGCCGCTCGATCATGGTGTGCGGCACGCACGGGAAGACCTCCACGACGTCGATGCTGATCGCGGGCATGTTGGCCGCCGGCGCGGACCCGTCCTTCGCGGTGGGGGGTACGGTCCTGCAGTTCGGCACCAACGCCCACGGCGGAACCGACCCGGTGTTCGTGGCCGAGGCCGACGAGTCCGACGGTTCACTGGTGCACTACGAGCCCGACGTGGTGATCCTGACCAACGCGGAGCCCGATCATCTCGACCACTTCGGCACGGCCGAGGCGTACTTCGAGGTCTTCGACACCTTTCTCGCCCGCATCCCGGACACCGGTGTCCTGGTGGCGTGCCTCGACGACGCGGGAGCGGCCGAGCGCGCGCGGCGGGCGGCCACCCTGGGGGTCCGCGTGGTGGGTTACCGCACGTCGACCGGCCTGGTAACGGACCTGCCGGTGGTGGGCGAACTCGCCGGGATCGACGTGGACTCGGGCGGGACCCGGGCCGAGCTCACGCTCGACGGGCAGCCGCGCGGCGAGCTCCACGTGGGGACCCCGGGCCGACACATGGCACTCAACGCTCTCGCTGCCCTCCTGGCCGCCCGGGAGGTCGCTGGGGTCGCGGGCATCGACGTCGAGGATTTCCTCGCCGGGCTGTCCGGTTTCGGGGGAGTGGGGCGCCGATTCGAACCCAAGGGTTCGGCTGTCGTGCAGGGCGGACGGGTCCGGGTGTACGACGACTACGCGCACCACCCGACCGAGGTCAGGGCTGTCCTGGGCGCCGGACGGGAGATCGTCGCCGCGGACGGGGGCCGCCTGATCGCCGTCTTCCAGCCTCACCTGTACTCGCGGACCCGCATCTTCGCCGAGGAGTTCGGGCAGGCCCTGTCGATTGCCGACGAGGTGGTGGTGCTCGACGTGTACGGCGCACGCGAGCAACCCGAGGCCGGCGTCGACGGAGGACTCGTGGCCCGTCACGTCACCTCCCCGGTCCATCACGTCCCCGACCTCGACGCGGCCGCGTCGACGGTGTCGGCCATCATTCGGCCCGACGACGTGGTCTTCACTCTCGGAGCCGGCGACATCACCACGCTCGGCCGGAGGATCGTGGCAGGACCCGCGGGGAGCGGGGCGGATTCGTGA
- a CDS encoding cell division protein FtsQ/DivIB, whose protein sequence is MTDEPLEHPAVELDATTSDEPDTSTSDDPDRRLAAAAVRSSDERVRHSDPAVRATLRRRRRRTNRIYVGLGVALVVLLVGYIALYFLPVFSVRGVQVVGTRTIPVEVVTERAAVSPGTPLLQVDTHAVARRVAGIPRVDQVTVRRDYPSGLRIELIERTALVVVEVDGEQHLVDGQGIDFGQGDPPPGTPELTVGEEARSDLPGIVRDLATVFAEVRGTAGQEIVAVDVETPASIVLTLVDGRTVEWGAAGRDREKAVALQMVLEQPGEVWNVSNPALPASR, encoded by the coding sequence GTGACCGACGAGCCACTCGAGCACCCGGCTGTCGAGCTGGACGCCACGACCTCGGACGAGCCGGACACCTCGACCTCGGACGACCCGGACCGGAGGCTCGCCGCAGCCGCCGTGCGGAGCTCCGACGAGCGGGTTCGGCACTCCGACCCGGCGGTCCGTGCCACGCTGCGCAGGCGCCGTCGCCGTACCAACCGCATCTACGTAGGGCTCGGCGTGGCGTTGGTCGTCCTCCTGGTCGGATACATCGCGCTGTACTTCCTTCCGGTGTTCTCCGTCCGGGGTGTGCAGGTGGTCGGGACCAGGACCATCCCCGTGGAGGTGGTGACCGAGCGGGCGGCGGTGTCCCCCGGGACCCCACTGCTCCAGGTGGACACCCACGCGGTGGCGCGCCGCGTGGCGGGGATCCCCAGGGTGGACCAGGTCACGGTCAGGCGCGACTACCCGTCGGGCCTGCGGATCGAGCTGATCGAGAGGACCGCGCTGGTCGTGGTCGAGGTCGACGGCGAACAGCATCTGGTCGACGGGCAGGGGATCGACTTCGGGCAGGGGGACCCGCCACCCGGAACGCCCGAACTCACCGTCGGGGAGGAGGCCCGCTCCGACCTACCCGGGATCGTCCGGGACCTCGCGACGGTCTTCGCGGAGGTCCGGGGGACCGCGGGTCAGGAGATCGTGGCGGTCGACGTGGAGACGCCGGCGTCGATCGTGCTCACCCTCGTCGACGGGCGGACCGTGGAATGGGGAGCCGCGGGTCGCGACCGCGAGAAGGCGGTCGCGTTGCAGATGGTCCTCGAGCAGCCCGGCGAGGTCTGGAACGTGTCGAATCCGGCGCTGCCCGCCTCGCGGTAG
- the ftsZ gene encoding cell division protein FtsZ: MSSPHNYLAVIKVVGIGGGGVNAVNRMIDEGLKGVEFIAVNTDAQALLMSDADVKLDVGRELTRGLGAGADPEVGRKAAEDHKDEIEEVLKGADMVFVTAGEGGGTGTGGAPVVAAIARKLGALTVGVVTRPFSFEGKRRGGQAEAGIEGLREACDTLIVIPNDRLLQLGDAGVSMMEAFKTADEVLLNGVQGITDLITTPGVINVDFADVKGVMSGAGSALMGIGSSRGEGRAYKAAEAAINSPLLETTMEGAKGVLMSIAGGSDLGLFEINEAATLVQEEAHPDANIIFGTVVDDSLGDEVRVTVIAAGFEGGSRQTSGTGQPRRGRHHLDDDESVPGASGDTGGASGLGSTPLDGGRREERRESGQSAAGSQGSRRRDEDDDIDVPPFMRH; the protein is encoded by the coding sequence ATGAGCTCACCGCACAACTACCTCGCAGTCATCAAGGTCGTCGGAATCGGGGGCGGCGGAGTCAACGCCGTGAACAGGATGATCGACGAGGGCCTCAAGGGCGTCGAGTTCATCGCGGTCAACACCGATGCGCAGGCGCTGCTCATGTCCGACGCCGACGTCAAGCTCGACGTCGGTCGCGAACTGACCCGCGGCCTGGGTGCCGGTGCCGACCCGGAGGTCGGCCGCAAGGCGGCGGAGGACCACAAGGACGAGATCGAAGAGGTCCTCAAAGGGGCGGACATGGTCTTCGTCACGGCCGGAGAAGGCGGCGGCACCGGCACCGGTGGCGCGCCGGTCGTCGCGGCCATCGCGCGCAAGCTCGGTGCGCTCACCGTCGGCGTCGTGACCCGCCCGTTCTCCTTCGAGGGCAAGCGTCGCGGGGGACAGGCCGAAGCGGGGATCGAGGGCCTTCGCGAGGCCTGCGACACCCTCATCGTGATCCCGAACGATCGTCTGCTCCAGCTCGGGGACGCGGGCGTGTCCATGATGGAGGCCTTCAAGACCGCCGACGAGGTCCTCCTCAACGGCGTGCAGGGGATCACCGACCTCATCACCACCCCCGGCGTGATCAACGTCGACTTCGCCGACGTCAAGGGCGTCATGTCCGGAGCCGGCAGCGCGCTCATGGGCATCGGTTCCTCACGGGGTGAGGGCAGGGCCTACAAGGCCGCGGAGGCCGCCATCAACTCGCCGCTCCTGGAGACCACGATGGAGGGCGCCAAGGGTGTCCTCATGTCGATCGCCGGCGGCAGCGACCTGGGCCTGTTCGAGATCAACGAGGCCGCGACCCTCGTCCAGGAGGAAGCGCACCCCGACGCCAACATCATCTTCGGAACCGTCGTCGACGACTCTCTCGGCGACGAGGTGCGGGTGACCGTCATCGCGGCCGGGTTCGAGGGTGGATCCCGTCAGACCTCCGGAACGGGTCAGCCGCGACGCGGTCGCCACCACCTGGACGACGACGAGTCGGTCCCGGGCGCCTCCGGCGACACCGGCGGCGCCTCCGGACTCGGATCGACTCCTCTCGACGGTGGCCGACGCGAGGAGCGCCGGGAGTCGGGTCAGTCCGCCGCCGGTTCACAGGGCTCGCGCCGCCGGGACGAGGACGACGACATCGACGTCCCCCCCTTCATGCGGCACTGA